The segment TTATTTCCTTCTTGCATTATTTTTAGAATTTCCAGTTCTTGGGCCACCACCGCCTGCATTTCTTTCTCGATAGGTAATCCTTCCTCTTGTTAGATCATAAGGACTTATTTCCACCAGTACTTTATCTCCAGCTAACAATTTAATTCTAAATTTAGTTAACTTACCTGCTGCTCTGCATAAACATTGGTGACCTTCAGGTTGTTCTAAAGTAACCAAATAAAAACCATTTCCTTGCTCTTTTTCTATCACACCAGATGTTTCGATCATTAAATAATTTATTTTCTAGATTTATATTATCAGAAAAGAATAAACAAAATTTACCTCAACATA is part of the Prochlorococcus marinus subsp. pastoris str. CCMP1986 genome and harbors:
- the infA gene encoding translation initiation factor IF-1, yielding MIETSGVIEKEQGNGFYLVTLEQPEGHQCLCRAAGKLTKFRIKLLAGDKVLVEISPYDLTRGRITYRERNAGGGGPRTGNSKNNARRK